The following are from one region of the Cyanobacteriota bacterium genome:
- a CDS encoding glycosyltransferase family 2 protein, which yields MATSPTLSVLLPNYNHGQYIGEALTAMLSQSFADFEVILVDDASTDNSLEIIQPFVQQDDRVRLVCNEQNQGAVFSLNRALQLAQGEFIYSSAADDCVLPGFFETGIKLLRTYPQAGLCATHPAFLHDETGEIDFRTDKFFLSDQPVFVPPQELVKYLDSDGLWIAGHASLVRRSAFVAAGGFLPDLRWHCDWFALHVVALRHGICYTPAALAAYRLLPNAYSASAKRRQDQQQVIVALLNHLSSPAYADVSAAFWRSRLLSSFGWLLLQTVLTHPRHWTCLGKLPLVSLVRYELRKMLSAHLPPQARQLYRKYRYRRKPLSYSHR from the coding sequence TTCTGCTGCCCAACTATAACCATGGTCAATATATCGGTGAAGCTCTGACGGCTATGCTGTCCCAGTCCTTTGCTGATTTTGAGGTGATTCTGGTGGATGATGCCTCGACGGATAATAGCCTTGAGATCATCCAACCGTTTGTGCAGCAGGACGATCGTGTGCGTTTAGTCTGTAATGAGCAAAACCAGGGCGCTGTGTTTTCGCTCAACCGAGCTTTGCAACTTGCCCAAGGGGAGTTCATCTATTCTTCAGCAGCAGACGATTGCGTCCTCCCTGGTTTCTTTGAGACAGGTATTAAGCTATTGCGCACCTATCCCCAAGCAGGTCTGTGTGCCACCCATCCTGCCTTTTTGCACGATGAAACCGGCGAAATTGACTTCCGAACAGACAAATTTTTTCTCAGCGATCAGCCAGTGTTTGTGCCTCCCCAAGAGCTAGTCAAGTATCTCGATTCAGATGGGTTATGGATTGCTGGTCATGCCTCGTTGGTGCGTCGCTCTGCTTTCGTGGCAGCAGGTGGGTTCTTACCCGATTTGCGGTGGCACTGCGACTGGTTTGCTCTGCATGTCGTTGCCCTGCGCCATGGCATTTGCTATACACCCGCAGCGTTAGCAGCCTATCGATTGTTGCCTAACGCCTATTCCGCTAGTGCCAAACGCAGGCAGGATCAACAACAGGTTATTGTCGCGTTGCTCAACCACCTATCCTCCCCAGCCTATGCTGATGTTTCAGCAGCATTTTGGCGATCGAGACTATTGTCATCCTTTGGTTGGTTATTGTTACAGACAGTCCTAACCCACCCAAGGCACTGGACTTGCCTAGGAAAATTACCCCTTGTTAGCTTGGTTCGCTATGAACTCAGGAAAATGCTCTCAGCTCATCTTCCTCCCCAGGCTAGGCAACTCTATCGCAAGTATCGGTATCGTCGTAAACCACTCAGTTATAGCCACAGATGA